One genomic region from Epinephelus fuscoguttatus linkage group LG8, E.fuscoguttatus.final_Chr_v1 encodes:
- the si:ch1073-228j22.2 gene encoding SPRY domain-containing SOCS box protein 4, translating to MGVSLSVRLYSRADDSPPSSSSAFPPLAVPTSSRLAVTLNSSPVAPGDSRSHWSSVHCSPHFLLSACKQEVTRSPAELSSDGVRAEMGVKSGLHVWEVLWSPDHRGSHAVMGITMQSCPLQASGYTVLIGGDSQSWGWELKTNQLWHAGQRLGLYPGTRTRCHSEAAEDLSTQSSTSLHTKVARTPLPIPERVLLVLDADAGTLGFVVDGSYVGVAFRDLPRGVELFPAVSSVRGGASIRLRYLNGATRDPPALMALCGLSIRQLLGEQRQNQIGKLPLPFRLQHYLISSQ from the exons ATGGGTGTCTCACTGTCAGTTCGGCTGTACAGCAGGGCAGACGATagccctccctcctcttcatcagctTTCCCTCCACTGGCCGTCCCCACATCCTCTCGTCTGGCTGTCACTCTGAACTCCTCTCCTGTTGCTCCAGGAGACAGTCGTTCACACTGGAGCTCGGTCCACTGCTCTCCTCACTTCCTACTGTCTGcctgcaaacaggaagtgacacgaTCACCCGCTGAGCTGAGCAGCGACGGGGTGAGGGCAGAGATGGGGGTGAAAAGCGGGCTTCATGTTTGGGAGGTGTTGTGGAGTCCCGACCACAGAGGGAGTCATGCCGTCATGGGCATCACTATGCAGAGCTGCCCTTTGCAGGCCTCAGGGTACACTGTGCTGATTGGTGGAGACTCACAGTCCTGGGGCTGGGAACTCAAAACCAATCAGCTGTGGCATGCTGGACAGAGACTGGGACTTTACCCAGGAACAAGAACGAGGTGCCACTCTGAGGCCGCTGAGGACTTAAGCACACAGTCTTCGACTTCATTACACACAAAAGTGGCAAGGACACCTCTCCCAATCCCTGAGCGCGTCTTGTTGGTCCTGGATGCCGATGCAGGAACTCTGGGATTTGTTGTTGATGGCAGCTATGTTGGCGTAGCCTTTAGAGACCTTCCTCGTGGAGTGGAGCTGTTCCCAGCAGTGAGCAGCGTGAGAGGAGGAGCCAGCATACGACTACGATACTTGAACGGCGCCACAC GTGATCCCCCTGCACTGATGGCTTTATGTGGGCTGTCAATTCGCCAGCTTTTAGGGGAACAGAGGCAGAATCAAATTGGCAAGCTGCCTCTACCCTTTCGTCTCCAGCACTACCTGATTTCTAGTCAATAA